A DNA window from Ornithobacterium rhinotracheale DSM 15997 contains the following coding sequences:
- a CDS encoding Na+/H+ antiporter NhaC family protein: MKQKLSWTSLIPFIVFITLFLGSGIILEDFYAIPAPIPAVVGVITALLLFKGNFKEKVAVFVEGCGNSNIITMCLIYLLAGAFTQITSEIGALNSVVNLTLHTLPSGWLYVGIFIISAIVATATGTSMGAIAALGGTTLGFAAQTDAEPAILAGSLLCGAMFGDNLSVVSDTTIAATQSMECSMADKMKENLKLAIPAALCSIVVFYFLGKNIQIEGQELAVNYVDFINVLPYAIVIILAASGMHVFGALVLGIIAAGAIGLYFDYFTVISFTKNIYAGFANMNEIFILSLLIGGLGHMVNKEGGLKYLLNSVEKFINRKRAYGVVATLVSVVDVAVANNTVSIIISSPLVQKLRDTYHLNAKKLASFMDIYSCIIQGIIPYGAQVLLILSLSKDFSYFDLIQNVWYLLFLFIVTSVYLVFISKKSETQTA; this comes from the coding sequence TTCCTGCACCCATTCCTGCGGTAGTGGGCGTAATTACTGCCTTACTTTTATTCAAAGGCAATTTTAAGGAAAAAGTAGCCGTATTTGTAGAGGGCTGCGGAAACAGCAACATCATCACGATGTGTTTAATCTATTTGCTAGCAGGTGCTTTCACGCAAATTACTAGCGAAATCGGCGCACTTAATTCTGTGGTGAATTTAACATTGCACACCTTGCCATCGGGCTGGCTGTATGTGGGAATTTTCATTATTTCTGCAATTGTAGCCACTGCCACGGGCACTTCGATGGGAGCCATTGCAGCACTTGGCGGAACTACTTTAGGATTTGCCGCCCAAACCGATGCCGAACCTGCAATATTAGCGGGCTCCCTATTATGCGGAGCTATGTTTGGAGACAATCTATCTGTGGTTTCGGACACCACAATTGCCGCTACCCAAAGCATGGAATGCTCTATGGCAGATAAAATGAAGGAAAATCTAAAATTAGCCATTCCTGCGGCACTATGTAGCATCGTTGTTTTCTACTTTTTGGGTAAAAATATCCAAATCGAAGGGCAGGAATTAGCCGTGAATTATGTAGATTTCATCAATGTATTGCCCTATGCAATCGTGATTATTTTGGCAGCCAGTGGCATGCATGTATTTGGAGCACTGGTACTCGGAATTATTGCTGCGGGGGCAATTGGGCTGTATTTTGATTATTTTACGGTGATTTCTTTTACCAAAAACATTTATGCTGGTTTTGCTAATATGAACGAAATTTTTATCCTCTCCTTGTTGATCGGGGGACTTGGTCACATGGTAAACAAAGAGGGCGGATTAAAATATTTGCTCAACAGCGTTGAAAAATTCATCAATCGAAAAAGAGCCTATGGCGTGGTGGCAACGCTCGTTTCTGTGGTAGATGTTGCCGTGGCAAACAACACCGTTTCCATCATTATTTCTAGCCCATTGGTGCAAAAACTTAGAGACACTTATCATTTAAATGCTAAAAAATTGGCTTCGTTCATGGATATTTATAGCTGTATCATTCAAGGGATTATTCCTTATGGGGCACAAGTTTTATTGATTCTGAGCTTAAGCAAAGATTTTAGCTATTTCGACTTGATTCAAAATGTGTGGTATTTGTTATTTTTATTCATCGTCACGAGCGTTTATTTAGTCTTTATTTCTAAAAAGTCTGAAACGCAAACGGCATAA
- a CDS encoding glucose 1-dehydrogenase, giving the protein MDTKKFFDLSGKTAIVTGGANGIGKACCEVLAAFGAKVVVADYDLETAKKTAQEIEQSGGKAIAIKCDNFKDEDLVNLVEETVKQFGSLEILVNNVGGGGGGKESPYKIEVGQFKKVFEMNVFSTWRLCQLVAPHMEKSGYGSIINMSSMASINKSPAISAYASSKAAINHMTRNLAYDYGPANIRVNAVGPGATRTHALSTVLTPEIEKAMLKHTPIHRLGEPEDIAGAVLYFASPISSWVSGQVIFVNGGGEQTLDM; this is encoded by the coding sequence ATGGATACCAAAAAATTCTTTGATCTAAGTGGCAAAACAGCCATTGTTACAGGAGGTGCCAACGGAATCGGCAAAGCGTGTTGCGAAGTTTTAGCCGCTTTCGGTGCCAAAGTAGTCGTGGCGGATTATGACCTAGAAACTGCGAAAAAAACGGCTCAAGAAATTGAACAATCTGGCGGAAAGGCAATTGCCATAAAATGTGATAACTTCAAAGACGAAGATTTAGTAAATCTCGTGGAGGAAACCGTGAAACAATTTGGCAGTTTAGAAATCCTCGTCAATAATGTTGGCGGTGGAGGCGGAGGCAAGGAAAGCCCTTACAAAATCGAGGTAGGGCAGTTCAAAAAAGTATTTGAAATGAATGTTTTTAGTACATGGCGACTTTGCCAGCTTGTGGCTCCTCATATGGAAAAAAGCGGCTACGGAAGTATCATCAATATGTCGTCTATGGCTTCGATCAATAAAAGTCCAGCCATCAGTGCTTATGCTTCTTCCAAAGCGGCGATTAATCACATGACGCGCAATTTGGCATACGACTATGGACCTGCCAATATTCGTGTAAACGCAGTGGGACCTGGTGCCACTCGCACCCACGCATTGAGCACGGTGCTCACGCCCGAAATCGAAAAAGCGATGTTGAAGCATACACCAATCCATCGTTTGGGAGAGCCAGAAGATATTGCGGGAGCGGTACTCTACTTTGCATCGCCTATCTCAAGCTGGGTGAGCGGACAAGTCATCTTTGTGAATGGTGGGGGCGAACAAACTTTAGATATGTAA
- a CDS encoding RteC domain-containing protein, with protein sequence MSHYVNMFRRIEQEIEKEEKKVTFETKQITQEALKMVIYLNDKLQEFRKEVLQKGFEDDDEEIYFFRHIKPNIQGKLIFYNRVYRTEMLRPTSINDFTKKYFSDEEERCRERYDYFLKSDDFYRYYWSGRNDKDALYFKRFAINLADGLENHVFDLDPYFSTYYDYLVARIIARELFYDYLLFRTTEKQYEDIEDFEHSLEWSASKNALVELIYALYCSGAISNGNTNLSAISFAFQRIFKVELKDINHSFHRMKFRSKSQTLFIDQLQSSLQNYINKNL encoded by the coding sequence ATGTCGCATTATGTAAACATGTTCAGACGAATTGAACAAGAGATTGAAAAGGAAGAAAAAAAAGTAACGTTTGAAACCAAGCAAATTACGCAGGAAGCACTTAAGATGGTGATTTACCTAAATGATAAATTGCAAGAATTTCGTAAAGAGGTTTTACAAAAAGGCTTTGAAGATGATGATGAAGAAATCTATTTCTTTCGACATATCAAACCCAATATTCAGGGGAAATTAATCTTTTACAATCGAGTGTATCGTACAGAAATGCTACGCCCTACCTCTATCAATGACTTTACTAAAAAATACTTTAGTGATGAGGAGGAAAGATGCCGAGAGCGTTATGATTATTTTCTAAAATCAGATGATTTTTATCGGTACTATTGGTCGGGCAGAAATGATAAAGATGCTCTCTACTTTAAGCGTTTCGCTATTAATCTTGCTGATGGATTAGAAAATCATGTCTTTGATTTAGACCCCTATTTTTCTACTTATTATGACTATTTAGTCGCTAGAATTATCGCTCGTGAGTTATTTTATGATTATCTATTATTCAGGACAACTGAAAAACAATACGAAGATATAGAGGATTTTGAACATTCCTTGGAATGGAGTGCTTCTAAAAATGCCCTTGTGGAGCTAATCTATGCATTATATTGTTCTGGTGCTATTTCCAATGGAAACACCAACCTGAGCGCTATCTCTTTTGCTTTTCAAAGGATATTTAAAGTGGAACTCAAGGATATTAATCACTCCTTTCATCGTATGAAATTTCGTTCAAAATCTCAAACCTTATTTATTGATCAATTACAATCTTCTTTGCAAAACTATATCAATAAAAATTTATAG
- a CDS encoding TonB-dependent receptor produces MYKKLFSLVSVAASLLATAQQKTQDTIALSSVHAVAKLPITKEVISKKQLQKKNLGQDMPILLKNATAVISTSDAGTGVGYTGMRIRGISADQVNVTFNGVPVNDSESQGVFWVDFPDVSSSTDAVVIQRGVGTSSNGAASFGGSINLDTNRRRTQAFGELMGAYGSFNTQKYMLSAGTGDVANQKLNFDVRGSYIKSDGYRDRASADLYSVGFNARYMPSANTEIHLLNIFGHEKTYQAWKGITKKQEEKYGRTYNPNGAIFNNDSSISYYDNQVDNYDQNHTHLYWNQKYENGWKSRFTAHYTRGKGYYESYYQGVELLSYKIDYIGNKNNDVVSREWLDNHFYGGIFNVENTQLGNTQLYAGVAANKYVGDHYGEIIKVIKHPEYKQNGYYYENEANKVEISGFVKFLQKIGKVDLFGDVQIRNINYDGKYKNGGENDAEDFRPFDKNYNFLNPKAGITYNINNFENVYFSYGLTHREPKRADILNAIDEGTEIKPETLHDFELGYRIEKPYLNLGVNAYYMRYKDQLVLSGKLNQVGAAIKENVGDSYRAGLELDFKTPIVYKQLNFFGNLAWSVNKNIDYKETVNKKVKNFGTTTISFSPNIVSSVGLEFTPVKDLNVTFVNKYVSEQYVTNTQNENLKLDAYNVSDLSANYTFKLQGRKSIEVMALINNIFNEKYASNGSNKKGNLRYYPQAGTNFLAGLKLKF; encoded by the coding sequence ATGTATAAAAAGTTATTCAGTTTAGTCAGTGTAGCCGCTTCATTATTAGCTACCGCGCAACAGAAAACGCAGGACACTATTGCCTTGTCAAGTGTACATGCCGTTGCGAAATTACCGATTACCAAGGAAGTTATAAGCAAAAAACAACTTCAGAAAAAGAATTTAGGGCAGGATATGCCCATATTGCTTAAAAATGCAACGGCAGTAATCAGCACCTCTGATGCGGGAACAGGTGTGGGATACACGGGAATGAGAATCAGAGGAATTTCTGCAGACCAAGTGAATGTAACCTTTAACGGGGTACCCGTAAACGATAGCGAATCGCAAGGCGTGTTTTGGGTAGATTTCCCAGATGTTTCATCATCTACCGATGCTGTAGTTATCCAGCGTGGGGTAGGCACTTCTTCTAACGGTGCCGCTTCGTTTGGAGGAAGCATCAACCTTGATACCAATCGCCGTAGAACTCAAGCTTTTGGCGAATTAATGGGGGCTTATGGAAGCTTCAACACCCAAAAATATATGCTGAGTGCAGGCACAGGAGATGTAGCCAATCAAAAATTGAATTTTGATGTGCGTGGCTCTTATATAAAGTCTGACGGATACCGTGATAGAGCGTCGGCAGATCTTTATTCCGTAGGCTTCAATGCGAGATATATGCCTTCTGCCAATACAGAAATCCATTTATTAAACATTTTTGGGCACGAGAAAACTTACCAAGCTTGGAAAGGAATTACTAAAAAACAGGAGGAAAAATATGGAAGAACATATAATCCCAATGGAGCTATTTTCAATAATGATTCTTCGATAAGTTATTACGACAATCAAGTGGATAATTATGACCAAAACCACACACATTTATATTGGAATCAGAAATACGAAAATGGCTGGAAATCTAGATTTACAGCACATTACACGAGAGGGAAAGGTTATTACGAAAGTTATTATCAAGGAGTTGAACTCTTGTCATATAAAATTGATTATATAGGAAATAAAAATAATGATGTAGTGAGTAGAGAATGGCTTGATAATCATTTTTATGGCGGAATCTTCAATGTGGAGAATACTCAATTGGGCAATACTCAATTATATGCTGGCGTGGCAGCCAATAAATATGTGGGCGATCACTATGGAGAAATTATCAAAGTAATTAAGCACCCAGAATACAAGCAAAACGGCTACTATTACGAAAACGAAGCCAACAAAGTTGAAATTTCAGGATTTGTGAAATTCTTGCAAAAGATAGGAAAAGTTGATTTGTTTGGAGATGTTCAGATCCGAAACATTAACTATGATGGAAAATATAAAAATGGAGGAGAAAACGATGCAGAAGACTTCCGTCCGTTTGATAAAAACTATAATTTCTTGAATCCAAAAGCAGGGATTACTTATAATATCAATAATTTTGAAAATGTGTATTTCTCGTATGGATTAACGCACCGTGAGCCTAAAAGAGCCGATATTTTAAACGCAATTGATGAAGGTACAGAAATTAAACCAGAAACTTTACACGATTTTGAATTAGGATATAGAATCGAAAAACCTTATTTGAACTTAGGCGTAAATGCTTACTACATGAGATACAAAGATCAATTGGTGCTTTCAGGAAAATTAAACCAAGTAGGTGCTGCAATCAAAGAAAATGTGGGCGATAGCTACCGTGCGGGCTTGGAACTAGATTTTAAAACACCGATTGTGTATAAGCAATTAAATTTCTTCGGGAATTTGGCTTGGAGCGTAAATAAAAATATAGATTACAAAGAAACCGTGAATAAAAAAGTGAAAAACTTTGGTACCACCACCATTTCTTTCTCACCTAATATTGTGAGCTCCGTAGGTTTGGAATTTACACCAGTAAAGGATTTAAACGTTACTTTCGTGAACAAATATGTGTCTGAACAATATGTGACCAATACACAAAATGAAAACTTAAAGCTAGATGCTTACAATGTTTCAGACCTTTCTGCCAATTATACATTCAAATTACAGGGAAGAAAAAGCATTGAAGTAATGGCATTGATAAATAATATTTTCAATGAAAAATACGCGTCAAATGGTAGTAATAAAAAAGGTAATTTGAGATACTACCCACAAGCAGGCACCAACTTCTTGGCGGGACTAAAATTGAAATTCTAA
- a CDS encoding nucleoside-diphosphate kinase yields MQNNLTFTMIKPNAVKKGYIGAILNDIVNAGFKIRAMKLTQLSRADAQHFYAVHKDRPFFDDLVNFMISGPIVAAVLEKENAVADYRKLIGATDPAEAEEGTLRKKYADSKQANAVHGADSNENAEIEAKFHFSGREIFEY; encoded by the coding sequence ATGCAAAACAATCTTACCTTTACAATGATTAAGCCCAATGCAGTAAAAAAGGGATACATCGGGGCGATTTTAAACGATATAGTGAATGCAGGTTTTAAAATCCGTGCAATGAAACTTACGCAACTGAGCCGTGCTGATGCGCAACATTTTTATGCTGTGCACAAAGATCGTCCGTTTTTTGATGATTTGGTGAATTTCATGATTTCGGGACCTATTGTAGCCGCTGTTTTAGAGAAAGAAAATGCCGTGGCAGATTACCGAAAATTAATCGGTGCAACGGATCCTGCCGAAGCCGAGGAAGGAACGCTGCGCAAGAAATATGCGGATTCCAAACAGGCAAATGCTGTGCATGGTGCCGACAGCAATGAAAATGCTGAAATTGAGGCTAAATTCCATTTTTCGGGTAGAGAAATTTTTGAATATTAA
- a CDS encoding ABC transporter permease, with protein sequence MKQIWLVTKREFLVEVRKKSFIILTIAMPFLIVLFGLVVGFLNMANNETNRIAVIDESGLFEKTFESNEHNQYTFYAPKEFNGLKDSILTSKSLTGILFIPKTDSAFTNLKNGIEFISNKNIGVSLIPTIEKKIEKTLTEINLKRKGITTQDLDEAEASVKIAVTQESDDGSKSTDQMQEGVKSIFSGILMYATFMFIMMYGVRVMRSVIEEKNNRVVEIIISSVKPFNLMMGKILGSTLVAITQFTIWIALILAFLMVSPALIDSFFAPAQQLGDMATTTTGGDFSEIKEIIHTILNMNIPLIVSVFFIYFFFGYLFYSSLFAAIGASVESDTETQQFMWLGILPLMLGLYGSISIFENPDGPVGYWFSIIPFTSPVTMMARISFGVPIEQLLLSIGLLVGSVFLMVWFAAKIYRVGILMYGKKPSIKEWLKWIKY encoded by the coding sequence ATGAAACAAATTTGGCTAGTTACAAAACGAGAATTTCTAGTAGAAGTTCGTAAAAAATCATTTATCATTCTCACGATTGCCATGCCGTTTTTAATCGTGCTTTTTGGCTTGGTCGTAGGATTTTTAAACATGGCAAACAACGAAACCAATCGCATTGCCGTGATCGACGAATCTGGGCTTTTTGAAAAAACTTTTGAAAGCAATGAGCATAATCAATACACCTTTTATGCACCCAAAGAGTTTAATGGATTAAAAGATAGCATTCTCACTTCCAAATCTTTAACGGGAATTTTATTTATCCCCAAAACCGACAGTGCTTTTACTAATTTAAAAAATGGCATTGAATTTATTTCAAATAAAAACATAGGCGTTTCGCTCATTCCTACAATTGAAAAGAAAATCGAAAAAACGCTTACCGAAATCAATCTTAAACGCAAAGGCATCACTACACAAGATTTGGACGAAGCCGAAGCGAGCGTAAAAATCGCTGTAACGCAAGAATCCGACGACGGAAGCAAAAGTACCGACCAAATGCAAGAAGGTGTAAAATCCATATTTTCAGGGATTTTAATGTATGCTACATTTATGTTTATCATGATGTATGGCGTGCGTGTAATGCGTAGCGTGATTGAGGAAAAAAACAACCGTGTGGTAGAAATCATCATCTCAAGCGTGAAACCCTTTAACCTAATGATGGGAAAAATCTTGGGCTCAACGCTGGTGGCTATAACGCAATTCACCATTTGGATTGCTTTGATTTTAGCTTTTTTAATGGTGTCTCCAGCTCTGATTGATTCATTCTTTGCCCCTGCTCAGCAATTGGGAGATATGGCTACAACTACTACGGGAGGGGATTTTTCTGAAATCAAAGAAATTATTCACACCATTCTAAACATGAATATCCCGTTGATTGTTTCGGTATTCTTTATTTATTTCTTCTTTGGCTATTTATTTTACAGTTCGCTATTTGCCGCCATTGGGGCATCGGTGGAAAGCGACACCGAAACTCAACAATTTATGTGGCTCGGGATTTTGCCTTTAATGCTTGGGCTATATGGCTCAATAAGTATTTTTGAAAACCCAGACGGTCCTGTGGGGTATTGGTTCAGTATCATTCCATTCACATCGCCCGTTACGATGATGGCGAGAATCAGTTTTGGCGTGCCGATTGAGCAACTTCTCCTTTCCATTGGATTGCTTGTAGGTTCTGTATTTTTAATGGTTTGGTTTGCTGCAAAAATCTACCGAGTGGGTATATTGATGTATGGCAAGAAACCATCTATCAAAGAATGGCTAAAATGGATTAAATATTAA
- a CDS encoding polysaccharide deacetylase family protein — translation MKKTLFLFSILSIFFYACKNNGKDAAPSTLIETEDAQQDEILVQTIKIGNDSAAYRFLASYPETTSYPFINEYEYNFVHDFETEFKRLTNENKSADSLIVHPAPIDFNQHFEVLQNNDNVIVFLIEREASYGNNSTKQFFTHYYDLNKKKKLRIENVFNNINDFRAFAEEAKQIVSDTIKNKIFNNKEIPNADKEKMFERLLPSIAEGTEASGENYKTMILLPNGDWKFIFDKYSVAPGYMGEISIELPKAKMDTYLKPSFLNLVNNQPVQEEEEDEILPQQPEEVAVDCSKVPCVALTFDDGPSDYTPQLLDILKENNVKATFFVLGKSAQVQQKTIQRAYSEGHEIESHTWDHKDLKKLSAAKVQEEVDRTDDVLEELIGKRSDYLRPPYGSISPTVKKVVKKPFILWNIDPEDWRIKNSKIVAERLSKAEPNAILLAHDIHKTTVEAIPEVIKNLKAKGYHFVTVAQLLADQNLQNGHAYRFRKPIKGENNISTQNQSLN, via the coding sequence ATGAAAAAAACATTATTTCTATTCAGTATCTTGTCTATCTTTTTTTACGCTTGTAAAAATAATGGCAAAGATGCTGCTCCCTCTACTCTAATTGAAACAGAAGATGCTCAACAAGATGAAATCCTAGTACAAACAATCAAAATAGGAAATGATAGTGCCGCTTATCGTTTTTTGGCTTCGTATCCAGAGACCACGAGCTACCCTTTCATCAACGAATATGAGTATAATTTTGTGCACGATTTTGAGACTGAGTTTAAGAGATTAACCAACGAAAATAAAAGTGCAGATTCGCTTATCGTTCATCCAGCACCAATTGATTTTAATCAACATTTTGAAGTTTTACAAAACAACGACAATGTAATTGTTTTCTTGATTGAGCGCGAGGCTTCTTATGGGAATAATTCTACCAAGCAATTCTTTACACACTACTACGATTTAAACAAAAAGAAAAAACTGAGAATCGAAAATGTATTTAATAATATAAACGATTTCAGAGCTTTTGCTGAAGAGGCTAAACAAATTGTAAGCGATACGATTAAAAATAAAATCTTTAACAACAAAGAAATTCCTAATGCCGACAAAGAAAAAATGTTTGAAAGATTATTGCCAAGCATTGCAGAGGGAACCGAAGCTAGTGGCGAAAACTACAAAACTATGATTCTGCTGCCAAATGGCGATTGGAAATTTATTTTTGATAAATATTCCGTAGCACCTGGCTACATGGGCGAAATCTCTATTGAATTGCCTAAGGCTAAAATGGATACTTATTTAAAGCCTTCTTTCTTAAATTTAGTAAACAATCAGCCTGTTCAGGAGGAAGAGGAAGATGAAATTCTACCTCAACAACCCGAAGAGGTAGCCGTAGATTGTAGCAAAGTGCCTTGTGTTGCACTCACTTTTGACGATGGCCCGTCTGATTACACACCTCAATTGCTCGATATTTTAAAAGAAAATAATGTAAAAGCCACATTTTTCGTACTTGGAAAATCGGCACAAGTGCAGCAAAAAACAATTCAGCGTGCTTATAGCGAAGGGCACGAAATTGAAAGCCACACTTGGGATCACAAAGATTTAAAGAAACTGAGTGCGGCAAAAGTGCAAGAGGAAGTTGATAGAACCGATGATGTGCTGGAAGAATTAATTGGAAAAAGATCAGACTATTTGCGTCCGCCATATGGTTCAATTAGCCCAACGGTAAAAAAAGTGGTAAAAAAACCTTTTATCTTATGGAACATCGATCCAGAAGACTGGCGTATCAAAAACTCTAAAATCGTGGCAGAACGCTTGAGCAAAGCAGAACCCAACGCCATTCTGCTAGCGCACGACATCCACAAAACCACGGTAGAAGCCATTCCTGAGGTGATTAAAAATTTAAAAGCTAAAGGGTATCATTTTGTAACAGTGGCTCAGTTGCTTGCCGATCAAAATCTACAAAACGGGCATGCTTACCGATTTAGAAAACCAATAAAAGGCGAAAATAATATTTCAACACAAAATCAAAGTCTGAATTAA
- a CDS encoding ABC transporter ATP-binding protein codes for MESLLIAKNISKKYGNKVALNNFSIEIPKASIYGLLGPNGAGKTTFIRIINQITMPDTGEIILDGEKLAPNHISAIGYMPEERGLYKNMKVGEQAIYLAQLKGLSRNDAKQKLKYWFDKLDIGSWWNKKLSELSKGMGQKIQFIVTVLHNPKLLIFDEPFSGFDPVNANIIRDEILELKEKGTTIIFSTHRMESVEEMCDYVALINKSNKVLDGEIQSVRNSFKKGDFKIGLQITSPDAWQNFKAQHKITDLIENEAYASFTTRKEQSDNTLLQELCTLGIVGEYSEIIPSMNEVFINAVNQSL; via the coding sequence ATGGAATCGCTTTTAATTGCAAAAAATATCAGCAAGAAATATGGCAATAAAGTAGCTCTAAACAATTTTAGCATAGAAATTCCTAAAGCATCAATTTATGGCTTACTGGGTCCCAATGGTGCTGGAAAAACTACTTTCATCCGTATTATCAACCAAATTACAATGCCCGACACGGGCGAAATCATACTCGATGGGGAAAAATTAGCCCCAAATCATATTTCTGCAATTGGCTACATGCCAGAGGAACGCGGATTGTATAAAAATATGAAAGTAGGCGAACAAGCCATTTATCTCGCTCAACTCAAAGGGCTTTCCAGAAACGATGCCAAGCAAAAGCTCAAATACTGGTTTGATAAGCTAGACATTGGCAGCTGGTGGAACAAAAAACTCTCTGAACTTTCTAAAGGAATGGGGCAAAAAATTCAATTCATCGTTACCGTATTGCATAACCCAAAACTTTTGATTTTTGACGAGCCATTCAGTGGATTTGATCCCGTGAATGCCAACATCATTCGAGATGAAATTTTAGAATTAAAGGAAAAAGGGACTACCATTATTTTTTCCACGCACCGCATGGAAAGTGTAGAGGAAATGTGCGATTATGTGGCTTTAATCAATAAATCCAACAAGGTGCTTGATGGCGAAATTCAATCGGTGAGAAATTCCTTTAAGAAAGGTGATTTTAAAATCGGATTGCAAATCACTTCACCAGATGCTTGGCAAAACTTTAAGGCACAACACAAAATAACAGATTTAATTGAAAACGAAGCCTATGCAAGCTTTACTACTAGAAAAGAACAAAGCGACAACACGCTCTTGCAAGAACTTTGCACGCTAGGGATTGTCGGGGAATATTCCGAAATTATCCCAAGTATGAATGAAGTATTTATAAACGCTGTAAATCAATCGCTATGA